From a region of the Mercurialis annua linkage group LG1-X, ddMerAnnu1.2, whole genome shotgun sequence genome:
- the LOC126686546 gene encoding uncharacterized protein LOC126686546: MAELSIEKVAISGPTLASLIQCISSSSADVDGLLFGHVTQLTPSTLSDDSSSSIHDPSDQHQLIATVTSFLCPNAPLSFYDSLGRLNSPALLRFLSSSSTTNHRHFIGWFSGRRKTPLRPSLREFSVSRSLSSSQFLFPITTSSEHDGNLIKGLRPCVFLLFSTPVHDQLIHTHEYRAYQFRSETTSFESKPIDIVNIGPAFRGNYGNFSPSNSMFPMLNCEMSGLSAMNEDNSLSEMKKVVKDQKELDLCAEGFEVKDLSRLIGSEASGYTLGLENMYEKMLVKIESLARQVETSNANVLEQENQNRKLRYKVARGGLE; the protein is encoded by the exons ATGGCAGAGCTATCAATAGAGAAGGTAGCCATATCAGGTCCAACGTTAGCCTCTCTAATCCAATGTATTTCCTCCTCATCAGCTGACGTCGACGGCCTCTTATTCGGCCACGTCACGCAGTTAACTCCCTCAACTCTCTCCGACGACTCTTCCTCCTCCATCCACGATCCCTCCGATCAACACCAACTCATCGCCACCGTCACTTCTTTCCTCTGCCCTAACGCTCCTCTTTCCTTCTACGACTCACTCGGCCGACTCAACTCTCCCGCTCTCCTCCGCTTCCTCTCCTCATCCTCCACCACCAACCACCGCCATTTCATCGGCTGGTTCTCCGGCCGACGCAAAACACCTCTCCGTCCATCCTTACGAGAGTTTTCCGTATCTCGCTCTCTCTCCTCCTCTCAATTCCTTTTTCCTATAACCACCTCCTCCGAACACGACGGAAACCTAATTAAAGGCCTCCGCCCCTGCGTTTTTCTCTTGTTTTCTACACCTGTGCATGATCAACTAATCCACACGCACGAGTACCGCGCGTATCAGTTCCGTTCAGAAACGACCTCGTTTGAATCCAAACCGATTGATATTGTGAACATTGGACCGGCGTTCCGAGGCAATTACGGTAATTTTAGCCCTAGTAATTCGATGTTTCCGATGTTGAACTGCGAGATGAGCGGTTTATCGGCAATGAATGAGGATAACAGTTTGAGTGAGATGAAGAAGGTGGTGAAGGATCAGAAGGAGTTGGATTTGTGTGCTGAGGGTTTTGAGGTTAAGGATTTGAGTAGGTTGATTGGATCGGAGGCGTCCGGTTATACTTTAGGATTAGAAAATATGTATGAGAAAATGTTGGTTAAGATCGAGAGTTTGGCTAGACAAGTTGAGACTAGTAATGCTAATGTTCTTGAGCAG GAAAATCAAAATAGGAAGTTAAGATACAAAGTTGCCCGAGGTGGACTAGAGTGA
- the LOC126664776 gene encoding dehydration-responsive element-binding protein 2B-like, producing the protein MSSKKQGDKIRKSPVKGSRKGCMPGKGGPENQNYRYRGVRQRIWGKWVAEIREPAGKKSNLNETGNRKRHWLGTFSTAAEAALAYDHAARNIYGADAVLNFPRYSSETSSSSTRVFKTELNSCEDYESDKSRLNLFSDSEKAHFSVAEESNEKKLEKCQVGESISEDCNSNLMDLEFNWGSMEELRLMEQWFPESGF; encoded by the coding sequence ATGAGTTCCAAAAAGCAAGGTGATAAAATCCGGAAGTCTCCAGTAAAGGGTTCAAGAAAAGGTTGTATGCCCGGAAAAGGCGGGCCGGAGAATCAGAATTATCGATATAGAGGTGTTCGACAGAGAATTTGGGGGAAATGGGTTGCAGAAATTAGAGAACCAGCAGGAAAAAAGAGCAACTTAAATGAAACAGGGAATAGAAAAAGACACTGGCTTGGTACATTTTCTACTGCAGCTGAAGCAGCTCTTGCTTATGATCATGCAGCAAGAAATATATATGGTGCTGATGCTGTTCTCAATTTTCCTCGTTACTCTTCAGAAACATCATCATCGTCAACTCGGGTTTTTAAAACAGAATTGAATAGCTGCGAGGATTATGAGTCTGATAAATCAAGATTGAATCTTTTTTCCGATTCGGAGAAAGCCCATTTTTCTGTTGCTGAGGAATCGAATGAGAAGAAACTCGAAAAATGTCAGGTTGGGGAGAGTATTTCAGAGGATTGCAATTCGAATTTAATGGATTTAGAATTCAATTGGGGTTCAATGGAAGAGCTCAGACTGATGGAGCAATGGTTCCCTGAATCAGGATTCTGA